From the Bacteroidota bacterium genome, one window contains:
- a CDS encoding aspartyl protease family protein, with amino-acid sequence MEIIPIDEDGFHCFVDIQIENGVKARMLLDTGAAKTVFDINFLKQNKIESKFTKQKQDNFDLEDKKKNEIFFTELDIKIGENEYPEFYTELIDLSPINLFYKAIEIPEIQGTIGNDLLYYFDAVIDFENEKLTVKGY; translated from the coding sequence ATGGAAATCATCCCAATTGATGAGGATGGTTTCCATTGTTTTGTTGATATACAAATTGAAAATGGAGTAAAAGCACGAATGCTACTTGATACAGGAGCGGCTAAAACTGTTTTTGATATTAATTTTTTAAAACAAAACAAAATTGAATCAAAATTTACAAAACAGAAACAAGATAATTTTGACTTAGAAGATAAAAAGAAAAATGAAATATTTTTTACAGAACTTGACATAAAAATTGGGGAAAACGAATATCCTGAATTTTATACAGAGTTGATTGACCTTTCTCCTATCAACCTATTTTACAAAGCAATCGAAATACCTGAAATACAAGGTACAATTGGTAACGATCTACTCTACTATTTTGATGCAGTTATTGATTTTGAGAATGAAAAATTAACGGTAAAAGGTTATTGA
- a CDS encoding outer membrane lipoprotein-sorting protein, with protein sequence MKLITLLLLLTCSFAFAQNPDAKAILDKIDKNMSSENRVFTSEMLIHGRRVTRTIASKTYSVGENKSFTEYLSPARQQGTKMLKLEDELWIYSPSTDRTIKIAGHMLKQSLMGSDLSYEDMMDDSKLSEIYNAKVIGEEIYDERDCWIIELIAIKKDVTYQKRKIWVDKNRYVPLKEELFAKSGQLLKKTTLSNIKKIEGRWYPTKIVFKDVLKKGEGTEFIIKEIKFNQEISEYLFTKAALKK encoded by the coding sequence ATGAAACTTATAACATTACTACTGCTACTTACATGCTCGTTTGCTTTTGCTCAAAACCCTGATGCAAAAGCAATTCTTGATAAGATTGATAAAAATATGTCGTCAGAAAACAGAGTATTTACTTCTGAAATGCTAATACATGGTAGGAGAGTTACTCGTACAATTGCTTCTAAAACATATTCCGTAGGTGAGAATAAGTCTTTTACAGAGTATCTTTCACCTGCAAGGCAACAAGGCACTAAAATGCTTAAGTTGGAAGATGAGCTTTGGATTTATTCGCCATCAACCGATAGGACAATAAAAATTGCAGGGCACATGCTCAAACAATCTTTAATGGGATCTGACCTTTCGTATGAAGACATGATGGATGATAGCAAATTATCAGAAATTTATAATGCAAAAGTAATAGGGGAGGAAATATATGATGAAAGAGATTGTTGGATAATTGAGCTTATTGCAATAAAAAAAGATGTAACTTATCAAAAACGAAAAATCTGGGTTGATAAAAATCGCTATGTTCCTTTAAAAGAAGAATTGTTTGCGAAAAGTGGACAATTGCTTAAGAAAACAACACTCAGTAATATAAAAAAGATTGAAGGCAGATGGTATCCTACAAAAATAGTTTTTAAAGATGTACTTAAAAAAGGAGAGGGAACAGAGTTTATTATTAAAGAAATAAAATTTAATCAGGAAATATCTGAATATTTATTTACCAAAGCGGCTTTGAAAAAATAA